A stretch of Apis cerana isolate GH-2021 linkage group LG1, AcerK_1.0, whole genome shotgun sequence DNA encodes these proteins:
- the LOC108002160 gene encoding dedicator of cytokinesis protein 9 isoform X4: MSERKFTRGLGKPGMAAQLRETVSQVVRESTVQNKPHLVEPIDFESFVLKNKTLLQNDPQRELLLYPQDDVSQVVLPRRYRTLVPTVSQTSDNEEGGENLLTKECLRSYTSNWNLIHYKYSAYSGTYLELPKIAKIEDLKDEVYEIDTEVDQVDEELTKNNGITKEGYLMKGPEIGSSDRMFANIGSKSFKRRFCHLRQEVDGTYILELFKDEKKGEAKLTIVMDFCTEVVRNSKRGRYCFELRMSGTHKSYTLAADNETDMQDWLLKLSSVLQHYKQQEEKRAASLERACNTPPPSPQPMQVYGTLKGLEQSMNPQLIKYSRETDTSIALARRENRKQLFNIYPHIPHIKQQLGNCNEQNIDPYKEQFGQRIFVKCESLKFRLQAPIDEKESLCQVEPYQTTLSLYDARNGRKLTENFHFDINHEVIQEMIKELSPVGIMTESTENVKLPNDLKNIPLDWIKYPKQAIFSISNPHPDIFLVVRIDKILQGNICQTSEPYLRATKDPRLGLKVHKQVRACCQRLGNYRMPFAWAARPLFRLYSNELDTSSDFPAIYRQEGNKIKDEELLKLLSEYRKPEKLSKLTVIPGWLKIKIESITDLSDNTLSTSLAPLKPFPLPPISEPTFEIAEFENISEKDVHPYTTYINHLYVYPQTLCFDTQKIFTRARNIACIIELRDDDSENTTPLRCIYGRPGTPLLCLRASCAVLHHNAIPSWYEEIKIRLPPKLHAKHHLLFSFYHISCDMNKKKENGVENCVGYAWSPLLHKGRLNVDMDMNVQTLPVATHLPPGYLSIQPLGLGKGNAGPEIIWVDSQRPVFTVAFQLISTVFTRDVHLHNLFAHMERILDTKLGAVPADSETCKILKAAHAVQLVTVITFLPTILNQLFTLLISTTNEEVGLYIIRVLIHFINMVHEAGRKETLQAYIKFVFVPPSQGNYILTVHEQLGKHLPTLLQLSNTDFLVVNKFMHHSSFFFEIMIKSMAQHLLSTGRIKMHRNERFSKEYHEKIRSLVEVIMPYLMNKYKEMPVETHELNKSLAQFLKRCLTFMDRGFVFYLINLYMDNFSPGDQRTLHDFKFTFLQIICSHEHYISFNLPMMQSRITSRDLISEYCLSEDFCKHHFLVGLLMQEVRTSLNEILQIRKVAIATLRDLMAKHELDERYQNKGQLSRIASIYIPWLGIVLENLHRLQSIHDNSKTEIKQNGANRISTSSSFLANKDTASNVTTTGTPKSIHRLTLHLETQSPIRASMHLRDSTYFAAIAGQGLVNGYSCTSIESDTSTISGASQSNISQETTIIREPIENGTGEKKRHSRSLSVTQSSPRCDKLQSSEVKDILLCFLFVIKYLGDHQVIAWWQQCSDCEILSFFTIIEMSLHHFKYIGKRQITTNMVNNSGKPRTVKAMTLPARMAPPDFSNEGPTTSTLQPHNTTVRENLVENDSGKMHQVLLEANMATEVGLIALDCLGLFCIHFKDVLLATDGDNPIMQKVFNIYLSFLQVGQSETLLRHVFASFRAFLNNYSIILFQGNAILCGRLCYELLRCCNSKLSSIRQESCALLYLLMRSNFEFTSRKGLTRVHLQVIISVSQMLGNVIGLNNSRFQESLSLINSYASSDKVMKGTGFPVEVKDLNKRIRTVLMATAQMREHNNDPEMLVDLQHSLANSYASTPELRHTWLETMARNHARDGNFSEAAFCQLHIAALIAEYLKLRKVHTWGAEAFDKISKNISRDECSLKLDAGVQDIHYNECILLEQLEICAEMLEKAERFELLGHLYRLIVPMYEEKRNYEALANCYSHLAQACNKIVEVTKSGKRLLGRFYRVAFFGSAYFEDENGQEYIYKEPKVTSLSEISERLHHLYSEKFGSENVKMIMDSIPIDITELDPKIAYIQVTHVTPYFEKYELEIRQTEFEQNHNVLCFMFETPFTKEGKPRGSPEEQWKRRTILTTQYSFPYIKKRILVVEKRIMELSPIEVALDEMRQRVQELEDVALIGPTDVKKLQLRLQGSICVTVNAGPLAYASAFLDPALSPQYPDDKVEELKDIFREFVKICYTALQINSKLITSDQHEYQEVLRENYQKLCQNLSSLLGESIWPDEQIGNFKRNSAALFSAISGANNHTNTS; this comes from the exons ATGAGCGAAAGGAAGTTTACCCGCGGCCTGGGTAAACCGGGTATGGCCGCTCAATTACGAGAGACTGTCTCTCAGGTAGTACGTGAAAGTACGGTACAG aataaACCACATTTAGTAGAACCTATAGATTTTGAAAGTTttgtattaaagaataaaactttattacaAAATGATCCTCAGAGAGAGCTTCTATTATATCCTCAAGATGATGTTTCA caaGTGGTATTACCTAGAAGATACCGTACTCTTGTACCAACTGTATCACAAACTTCAGATAATgaggaaggaggagaaaaTCTTCTTACAAAAGAATGTTTACGAAGTTATACATCTAATTGGAATCtcatacattataaatattcagcaTATAGTGGAACTTATCTTGAATTACCTAA aatagcAAAAATAGAAGATCTGAAAGATGAAGTGTATGAAATAGATACAGAAGTAGATCAGGTTGATgag gaATTAACAAAGAATAATGGAATAACAAAAGAAGGTTATTTAATGAAAGGACCAGAAATTGGTAGCAGTGATCGTATGTTTGCAAATATTGGTTCAAAATCATTCAAAAGAAGGTTTTGTCATCTTAGACAAGAAGTTGATGGCACATATATTCTTGAACtttttaaagatgaaaaaaaaggtgAAGCCAAATTGACAATAGTAATGGATTTTTGTACTGAAGTTGTTAGGAATTCAAAACGTGGAAGATATTGTTTTGAATTAAGAATGAGCGGGACTCATAAATCATATACTTTAGCAGCAGATAATGAAACAGATATGCAGGATTGGTTACTAAAATTGAGCTCAGTATTACAACATTATAAAcaacaagaagaaaaacgtGCTGCTTCATTAGAAAGAGCATGTAATAcacctcctccttctccacaACCTATGCAg gTTTATGGAACACTCAAAGGCTTGGAGCAAAGTATGAAtccacaattaataaaatattctaggGAAACGGATACTAGTATAGCATTAGCGAGACGAGAAAATcgtaaacaattatttaatatttatcctcATATACCACATATTAAACAACAGTTGGGAAATTgtaatgaacaaaatattgatCCATACAAAGAACAATTTGGacaaagaatttttgtaaaatgtgAAAGTCTTAAATTCAGATTACAAGCACCAATAGATGAAAAGGAATCATTATGTCAAGTGGAACCTTATCAAACTACATTAAGCCTTTATGATGCAAGAAATGGTAGAAAACTaactgaaaattttcattttgatattaatcatGAAGTTATtcaagaaatgataaaagaattaagTCCTGTAGGTATCATGACGGAATCTACAGAAAATGTTAAACTACCAAATGACTTGAAAAATATACCGTTAGATTGGATTAAATATCCAAAACag GCCATATTTAGTATTAGTAATCCTCATCCTGATATATTTTTGGTTGtaagaatagataaaatattacaaggaAATATATGTCAAACTTCTGAACCATATTTAAGGGCTACAAAAGATCCACGATTAGGTTTAAAAGTACATAAACAAGTTAGAGCATGTTGCCAAAg atTGGGAAATTATAGAATGCCATTTGCTTGGGCTGCTAGGccattatttagattatatagTAATGAATTAGATACATCATCAGATTTTCCTGCAATATATAGGCAAGaagggaataaaataaaagatgaagaACTACTCAAACTTCTTTCAGAGTATAGAAA gCCTGAGAAACTTAGTAAATTGACTGTGATACCTGGttggttaaaaataaaaattgagtcAATTACAGATTTATCTGATA atacatTATCTACATCTTTAGCACCTTTAAAACCATTTCCATTACCACCAATATCTGAACCTACTTTTGAAATTgcagaatttgaaaatatttcagaaaaagaTGTTCATCCATATACAACTTATATTAATCATCTTTATGTATATCCACAAACTCTTTGCTTTGAtacacaaaaaatattcacgagAGCTAGAAACATTGCTTGCATTATTGAATTACGAGATGATGATAGTGAAAATACTACACCTTTaaga tgTATATATGGAAGACCCGGTACTCCACTTTTGTGCTTACGAGCGTCTTGTGCAGTTTTACATCATAATGCAATTCCTTCTTGGTACGAAGAAATTAAGATACGGTTACCACCGAAACTTCATGCAAAGCATCATTTacttttctccttttatcATATAAGTTGTgatatgaataagaaaaaagaaaatggtgtTGAAAATTGTGTTGGTTATGCTTGGTCTCCCTTGTTACATAAAGGAAG attaaatgTAGATATGGATATGAATGTACAAACACTACCTGTAGCGACACATTTGCCACCAGGTTATCTTTCAATACAACCTCTTGGGTTAGGCAAAGgg aATGCCGGACCGGAAATTATATGGGTTGATTCCCAACGGCCAGTatttacagtagcatttcagTTGATTTCAACAGTATTTACTCGTGATGTacatttgcataatttatttgCTCACATGGAACGTATCCTAGATACAAAATTAGGAGCAGTACCAGCAGATTCGGAAACGtgcaaaatattgaaagcTGCTCATGCTGTACAGTTAGTTACTGTTATTACATTTCTTCCtactattttaaatcaattatttactttattaatttctacaaCAAATGAAGAAGTTggtttatatatcataagagttttaatacattttataaatatggtaCATGAAGCTGGTAGAAAAGAAACACTTCAAGCTTATATCAAg ttTGTTTTTGTACCACCTTCTCAAGGAAACTATATTTTAACAGTTCATGAACAATTAGGAAAACATCTTCCTACATTATTGCAACTAAGCAATACTGATTTTTTagtagtaaataaatttatgcatcactctagttttttttttgagataatGATTAAAAGTATGGCACAGCATTTGTTATCAACAGGaagaataaaa ATGCATAGAAACGAAAGATTTTCTAAAgaatatcatgaaaaaattcGAAGTTTAGTGGAAGTTATTATGCCTTatcttatgaataaatataaagaaatgccAGTTGAAACTcatgaattgaataaaagtCTTGCACAATTCTTaaag AGATGTCTTACATTTATGGATCGTGGAtttgttttctatttaataaatttatatatggatAATTTCTCTCCTGGTGATCAACGTACATtacatgattttaaatttacatttttacaaataatctgTTCACATgaacattatatatcattcaacTTACCAATGATGCAATCACGAATTACTTCTAgag ATTTAATAAGTGAATATTGTTTATCTGAAGATTTTTGCAAACATCATTTCTTAGTTGGACTTTTAATGCAAGAAGTTAGAACatctttaaatgaaattttgcaaattcgtAAAGTAGCAATAGCTACATTGAGAGATTTAATGGCAAAGCATGAACTTGATGAAAGATATCAAAATAAg gGTCAATTAAGTAGAATAGCATCCATTTATATACCATGGTTAGGTATTGTACTAGAAAATCTACATCGATTACAATCTATACATGACAACAGTAAAacagaaattaaacaaaatggtGCCAATAGAATATCTACTAGTAGTTCATTTTTGGCAAATAAAGATACTGCAAGTAATGTTACAACTACTGGAACTCCAAAATCAATTCATAG gctTACATTACATTTGGAGACTCAATCTCCGATAAGAGCATCTATGCATCTACGAGATTCTACATACTTCGCAGCCATAGCAGGTCAAGGTTTAGTTAATGGATATTCTTGTACTAGTATAGAATCAGATACATCAACAATATCTGGTGCTTCTCAATCTAATATATCTCAAGAAACTACTATTATTCGTGAACCAATTGAAAATGGTACTggcgaaaagaaaagacatTCTCGTTCTTTAAGTGTTACTCAATCATCACCTAGATGCGATAAATTGCAGTCATCAGaagttaaagatattttactttgttttttatttgtgataaaatatttgggTGACCATCAAGTTATTGCTTGGTGGCAACAATGCAGtgattgtgaaattttaagtttttttacaataataga aatGAGCcttcatcattttaaatatattggtaAAAGACAAATAACTACAAATATGGTAAATAATTCTGGAAAGCCTCGAACAGTGAAAGCAATGACATTACCAGCTAGAATGGCACCTCCTGATTTTTCTAATGAAGGTCCTACTACTAGTACTTTACAACCACATAATACTACTGTAAGAGAAAATCTTGTTGAAAATGATAGTGGAAAGATGCATCAAGTTTTATTAGAAGCGAATATGGCAACAGAAGTTGGTCTCATTGCATTGGATTGTTTAGgattattttgtattcattTTAAG GATGTACTTTTAGCAACAGATGGTGACAATCCCATTATGCAAAAAGTATTTAACATATACTTATCATTTTTGCAAGTTGGACAGTCTGAAACTTTATTACGTCACGTTTTTGCTAGTTTCAGagcttttttgaataattattctataattctatttcaag gCAATGCAATTTTATGTGGTCGTTTATGTTATGAATTATTGCGTTGTTGTAATAGTAAGTTAAGTTCTATCAGGCAGGAATCCTGTGCTTTACTTTATCTTCTTATGAGAAGCAATTTTGAATTCACTAGTAGAAAAGGATTAACTAGAGTTCATTTACAA gtaATAATATCTGTTTCTCAAATGCTTGGAAATGTTAttggattaaataattcaagatttcaagaatcattatcattaataaatagttatgCTTCATCCGATAAAGTGATGAAAGGCACTGGTTTTCCAGTTGAAGTTAAAGatcttaataaaagaattagaacGGTTTTAATGGCCACAGCTCAAATGAGAGAACATAACAATGATCCTGAAATGTTAGTAGATTTACAACATAGTTTAGCTAATTCTTATGCTAGTACACCTGAACTCAGACATACATGGTTAGAAACCATGGCTAGAAATCATGCAAgagatggaaatttttcagag GCTGCTTTTTGTCAATTACATATTGCTGCACTAATAgctgaatatttgaaattaagaaaagttcATACATGGGGAGCAGAAGcctttgataaaatttctaaaaatatttctagagATGAATGCAGTCTTAAACTTGATGCTG gtGTACAAGATATTCATTACAATGAATGCATACTTCTTGAACAATTGGAAATTTGTGCTGAGATGTTGGAAAAAGCAGAACGTTTTGAACTTCTCGGACATTTATACAGATTAATAGTTCCTATGTATgaagagaaacgaaattatGAAGCGTTAGCAAATTGTTATTCTCACTTGGCACAAgcatgtaataaaattgttgaagTTACAAAATCCGGAAAAAGACTTCTTGGAAGATTTTATAGAGTTGCATTTTTTGGTTCa gcaTATTTTGAGGATGAAAATGgacaagaatatatttataaagaaccTAAAGTTACATCTTTATCAGAAATTTCAGAACGTCTTCATCATTTATATTCCGAAAAATTTGGTTcggaaaatgttaaaatgataATGGATTCTATACCTATTGATATAACTGAATTAGATCCAAAAATAGCGTATATTCAAGTGACGCATGTCACaccttattttgaaaaatatgaattagaaATACGACAAACAGAATTTGAGCAGAATCATAATgtattatgttttatgtttGAAACTCCATTTACTAAAGAAGGAAAACCAAGAGGTAGTCCAGAAGAGCAATGGAAACGTAGAACAATTCTTACAA cACAATATTCTTTcccatatattaaaaaacgtaTTTTAGTAGTTGAGAAACGAATAATGGAACTGAGTCCAATTGAAGTTGCTTTAGATGAAATGCGACAACGTGTTCAAGAATTAGAAGATGTAGCTCTTATAGGCCCAAcagatgtaaaaaaattacaattaagatTACAAGGAAGTATATGTGTTACTGTCAATGCTGGACCACTTGCATATGCTTCTGCATTTTTGGATCCTGCTTTATCTCCACAATATCCAGACGATAAAgttgaagaattaaaagatatcttcag agaatttgttaaaatatgttaCACAGCTCTTCAAATAAATAGCAAACTAATTACATCTGATCAACATGAATATCAAGAAGTATTAcgtgaaaattatcaaaaactttgtcaaaatttatcttcacTACTTGGAGAATCTATTTGGCCTGATGaacaaattggaaattttaaacgtaACAGCGCTGCTTTATTTAGTGCTATCAGTGGTGCTAATAATCATACAAAtacaagttaa